From a region of the Mercurialis annua linkage group LG1-X, ddMerAnnu1.2, whole genome shotgun sequence genome:
- the LOC126665255 gene encoding protein E6-like gives MAFPPKFISFLFILTLFFMQIYARESQFFSKVSPTTTTTATTTVNPATTTIPTTATKEEENLNKQEQEPTFMPETQNGYGLYGQESTQTEFPTTTKLGNAPYSAANPATYIPYKTPTQTPYQNQETYDTNYANTNNNQYYSNNNAQNFGETSHQENSYTPMTNGRQENSYTPMTNGRQENSYTPMSNSRQESNYYSNTGRQGMSDTRFVENGKYYYDVNSENNYNPNNQNQNSRPNYYDTRASYNTNENQNENTYEYKNSMDNFQNQDEFQDEQFDP, from the coding sequence ATGGCTTTTCCTCCAAAATTCATTTCATTTCTCTTCATCCTAACCCTTTTCTTTATGCAAATTTATGCTAGAGAGAGCCAATTCTTCAGCAAAGTCTCtcccaccaccaccaccaccgccacAACCACCGTGAATCCAGCCACCACCACCATCCCCACCACCGCCACTAAAGAGGAAGAAAACTTGAACAAGCAAGAACAAGAGCCAACTTTCATGCCGGAAACTCAAAATGGTTATGGCTTATACGGCCAAGAATCCACCCAGACAGAGTTTCCGACCACCACTAAATTGGGAAATGCACCGTACTCTGCCGCCAACCCCGCCACTTACATCCCTTACAAGACCCCGACCCAAACCCCATACCAAAACCAAGAAACTTACGATACTAATTACGCTAACACCAACAACAATCAGTACTACAGCAACAACAATGCACAGAATTTTGGTGAAACTAGCCATCAAGAAAATAGCTACACTCCGATGACCAACGGCCGTCAAGAAAATAGCTACACTCCGATGACCAACGGCCGTCAAGAAAACAGCTACACTCCGATGAGCAACAGCCGTCAAGAAAGCAACTATTACAGCAATACAGGGAGACAAGGCATGAGTGATACGAGGTTCGTGGAGAATGGAAAATACTACTATGATGTAAACAGTGAGAATAATTATAACCCTAATAATCAGAACCAGAACTCGAGACCCAATTATTATGATACACGTGCTTCTTACAACACCAATGAGAATCAGAACGAGAATACCTACGAGTATAAAAACTCCATGGATAACTTTCAGAACCAGGATGAGTTCCAAGATGAGCAGTTTGATCCTTGA
- the LOC126679742 gene encoding uncharacterized protein LOC126679742 isoform X1 — protein MVAVTLFILFPAIIISSLIDLTSQDPHSSSHHLLTQLHEANLKVAQLESSVEKITQKVKASDSYLQSQEKQIQDMEKMINHLRFTLSNLKTGSLLIDERINVLEEEVRALWATSRKNNFDIYVLRSRAEEAEDRLQIKISQVDKMADVVSEQWIQIQQFEQALQLRQMNVLKAQKRVGHPRCSFLKLINELFSNYLPESLWPLDLHSFVTSRSFISQTLNQLKRIYSAMKKSHHELQGLIKREMERHAACLVNEELVFFVASALIIFPLFGAWLLLSSKLR, from the exons ATGGTGGCGGTTActctatttatattatttccCGCCATTATTATCTCCTCTCTGATAGATCTCACATCACAAGATCCACACAGCAGCAGCCATCACCTCCTCACTCAATTACACGAAGCCAATCTCAAGGTTGCTCAATTAG AATCTTCCGTTGAAAAAATCACCCAAAAAGTAAAAGCTAGTGACAGTTATCTACAAAGCCAGGAGAAGCAAATTCAGGATATGGAGAAGATGATAAACCATCTCCGATTTACGCTGTCGAATTTGAag ACTGGATCACTGCTGATTGATGAAAGGATAAATGTGCTTGAGGaagag GTTCGAGCTCTATGGGCGACTTCGAGGAAGAACAATTTTGACATTTATGTTTTACGGTCTAGAGCAGAAGAGGCGGAGGACAGGTTGCAGATTAAAATTTCACAGGTTGACAAG ATGGCCGATGTAGTGTCAGAGCAATGGATCCAAATCCAACAATTTGAGCAGGCTCTTCAACTGAGACAA ATGAACGTATTAAAGGCTCAAAAGCGAGTTGGACACCCAAGATGCTCATTCTTGAAG TTAATCAATGAGCTATTCAGCAACTATCTTCCAGAGTCCCTTTGGCCATTGGACTTGCATTCATTTGTCACCTCGAGATCCTTCATATCCCAAACTCTCAATCAATTAAAAAGAATCTATTCAGCAATGAAAAAGTCCCACCATGAG CTGCAAGGATTAATCAAACGAGAAATGGAAAGACACGCTGCATGCCTTGTTAACGAGGAGCTAGTCTTTTTTGTG GCTTCTGCTTTAATCATCTTCCCGCTATTTGGTGCTTGGCTGTTGCTTTCATCAAAGTTACGCTAG
- the LOC126679734 gene encoding uncharacterized protein LOC126679734: MSPAITLPLSHSKLSFSLPSLTPPPFTATNVTFRTPRPSSQSLSATSASASSTTTTTVTTIPTSDTPNTNATTAFVIHARNRIGLLQVITRVFKILGLRIEKATVDFSGEYFTKTFHVTDSHGNSIDDADSVEKIKNALIDAIDGGDGVSESVKVGSTSQTGVTVRRRLGTGGSEGKVERMFGLMDRFLKNDPISLQKDILDHVEYTVARSRFSFDDFEAYQALAHSVRDRLIERWHDTQLYFKRKDPKRIYFLSLEYLMGRSLSNSVINLGIRDQYADALSQLGFDFEVVAEQEGDAALGNGGLARLSACQMDSLATLDYPAWGYGLRYQYGLFRQVILDGYQHEQPDYWLNFGNPWEIERIHVTYPVKFYGSVEEGDFNGEKCKVWVPKETVEAVAYDNPIPGYGTRNTITLRLWAAKPSDQIDMESFNTGDYINAVVNRQKAETISSVLYPDDRSYQGKELRLKQQYFFVSASLQDIIRRFKDTHSNFDDFPEKVALQLSDTHPSLAVAEVMRVLVDEEHLSWSRAWNIVCKIFSFTTHTVLPENLEKIPVDLLESLLPRHLQIIYKINYNFIEELKKRIGLDYDRLSRMSIVEEGAVKSIRMANLSVVSAHSVNGVSKAHAEMLKTRVFKDFYELWPHKFDYKTNGVTQRRWIVVSNPSLCAVITKWLGTEGWIRDMDLLAGLKEHATNAELHQDWKMVRKVNKMRLAEYIEAMSGVKVSVDAMFDVQIKRIHEYKRQFLNILGIIHRYDCIKNMEKNERSNVVPRVCIIGGKAAPGYEIAKKIIKLCHAVAEKINNDPDVGDLLKLVFIPDYNVSVAELVIPGADLSQHISTSGHEASGTSCMKFLMNGCLLLATPDGSTVEIIEEIGAENMFLFGAKIHEVPVLREKGPALKVPLQFARVVRMIRNGYFGLEDYFKPLCDSVENGGDFYLLGSDFESYLEAQAAADKAYVDQEKWTQMSILSTAGSGRFSSDRTIEEYAEKSWGIESCRCPN; this comes from the exons ATGTCTCCGGCCATCACATTACCGCTCTCTCACTCCAAACTCTCATTCTCACTCCCATCCCTCACCCCTCCTCCATTCACCGCCACCAATGTCACCTTCCGAACTCCCCGGCCTTCTAGCCAATCACTCTCGGCCACGTCAGCTTCCGCATCCTCCACCACCACTACCACCGTAACTACCATCCCAACCTCCGACACTCCAAACACAAACGCAACAACCGCCTTCGTTATCCACGCGCGTAACCGAATCGGACTCCTCCAGGTCATTACACGTGTATTCAAGATCCTCGGCCTCCGTATCGAGAAAGCTACTGTCGACTTCTCCGGTGAGTATTTCACAAAAACGTTCCACGTCACTGATTCGCACGGTAATTCAATCGACGACGCTGATAGCGTGGAGAAGATCAAGAATGCTTTGATTGATGCGATTGACGGTGGAGATGGAGTCAGTGAGTCTGTTAAGGTAGGGTCCACCTCTCAGACAGGAGTAACGGTGAGGCGGAGGCTCGGCACTGGCGGTAGTGAAGGTAAAGTGGAGCGGATGTTCGGGTTAATGGATCGGTTTTTGAAAAACGATCCGATTAGTTTACAGAAAGATATTTTGGATCACGTGGAGTATACTGTTGCCAGGTCACGTTTTAGCTTTGACGATTTTGAAGCTTATCAG GCTTTAGCTCATAGTGTGAGAGATCGGTTAATTGAAAGGTGGCATGATACACAATTATATTTCAAGAGGAAAGATCCTAAgcgtatttattttctctcgCTTGAGTATCTTATGG GTAGGTCATTGTCGAATAGTGTTATTAATCTCGGCATTCGAGACCAGTATGCAGATGCATTGTCTCAGCTTGGTTTCGACTTTGAAGTTGTTGCAGAGCAG GAAGGGGATGCTGCTCTTGGTAATGGTGGGCTTGCTCGTCTTTCAGCTTGTCAAATGGATTCCTTAGCAACATTAGACTACCCTGCGTGGGG GTATGGGTTACGCTACCAGTATGGGCTGTTCCGTCAGGTCATATTGGACGGATATCAGCATGAACAACCTGATTACTGGTTAAATTTTGGAAATCCTTGGGAGATTGAACGGATCCATGTCACCTATCCTGTGAAG TTCTATGGAAGTGTTGAAGAGGGAGATTTCAATGGAGAAAAATGTAAAGTTTGGGTCCCCAAAGAAACG GTTGAGGCTGTAGCCTATGACAATCCAATACCTGGCTATGGGACAAGGAATACTATTACTCTTCGCCTTTGGGCTGCTAAACCCAGTGATCAAATTGATATG GAGTCATTTAACACTGGAGATTACATAAACGCTGTTGTCAATAGACAGAAGGCAGAAACCATAAGCAGCGTTTTGTACCCTGACGACCGTTCATACCAG GGGAAGGAATTACGATTGAAACAACAGTATTTTTTCGTCTCTGCTTCATTGCAAGACATTATTCGGAGGTTTAAAGACACTCACAGCAACTTCGATGACTTTCCAGAAAAG GTCGCCCTGCAGTTGAGTGATACTCACCCATCTCTTGCGGTAGCTGAGGTCATGAGAGTGCTTGTTGATGAAGAGCATTTAAGTTGGAGCAGAGCATGGAACATTGTGTGCAAAATTTTCTCTTTCACGACCCACACAGTATTGCCTGAGAACCTGGAGAAAATTCCTGTTGATTTGCTGGAGAGTCTTCTGCCACGCCATTTACAA attatttataaaataaattataatttcattgAGGAATTGAAGAAGAGAATCGGTCTAGACTACGACCGACTTTCCAGGATGTCAATTGTTGAGGAAGGTGCTGTGAAG AGTATTCGGATGGCAAATCTATCAGTTGTCAGCGCTCACTCTGTGAATGGCGTTTCTAAAGCACATGCGGAGATGTTAAAAACAAGAGTATTTAAG GACTTCTATGAGCTGTGGCCTCACAAATTTGATTACAAGACAAATGGAGTAACTCAG CGTCGCTGGATTGTGGTAAGCAACCCAAGTTTATGTGCTGTTATCACGAAATGGCTTGGAACAGAAGGTTGGATACGTGACATGGACCTTTTAGCGGGCCTGAAAGAGCATGCAACAAATGCTGAACTACATCAAGACTGGAAGATG GTTAGGAAGGTTAATAAAATGAGGCTTGCAGAGTATATAGAAGCAATGAGTGGGGTCAAG GTCAGCGTGGATGCAATGTTTGACGTGCAGATAAAGAGAATTCATGAGTACAAAAGACAGTTTCTCAATATTCTTGGCATTATCCATAGATATGATTGCATCAAG AACATGGAGAAGAATGAGAGGAGTAATGTTGTCCCTCGTGTCTGCATAATTGGAGGAAAAGCAGCACCTGGTTATGAAATTGCAAAGAAGATTATCAAACTTTGTCATGCTGTAGCAGAAAAAATTAACAATGATCCAGATGTTGGTGATCTTTTAAAGTTG GTTTTTATCCCTGATTACAATGTTTCTGTTGCTGAACTGGTAATACCAGGGGCTGACCTTTCACAGCACATAAG CACTTCTGGCCATGAGGCATCAGGAACTAGCTGCATGAAATTTTTGATGAACGGGTGTTTACTTCTAGCTACACCAGATGGTTCTACAGTTGAAATTATTGAAGAAATAGGCGCAGAGAATATG TTTTTGTTCGGTGCAAAAATACACGAGGTTCCAGTTTTGCGGGAGAAAGGACCTGCCCTTAAAGTACCTCTTCAATTTGCTCGTGTTGTGAG AATGATACGAAATGGCTATTTTGGCTTGGAAGACTATTTTAAACCACTATGCGACAGTGTGGAAAATGGCGGCGACTTCTACCTTTTAGGTTCTGATTTCGAGAGCTATCTAGAGGCACAG GCTGCTGCTGATAAAGCATACGTTGATCAAGAGAAGTGGACTCAAATGAGCATTCTTAGCACGGCTGGGTCGGGACGATTTAGCAGTGATCGAACAATTGAAGAATATGCCGAAAAATCTTGGGGAATTGAATCCTGTAGATGCCCCAACTAA
- the LOC126679742 gene encoding uncharacterized protein LOC126679742 isoform X2: MVAVTLFILFPAIIISSLIDLTSQDPHSSSHHLLTQLHEANLKVAQLESSVEKITQKVKASDSYLQSQEKQIQDMEKMINHLRFTLSNLKTGSLLIDERINVLEEEVRALWATSRKNNFDIYVLRSRAEEAEDRLQIKISQVDKMADVVSEQWIQIQQFEQALQLRQMNVLKAQKRVGHPRCSFLKLQGLIKREMERHAACLVNEELVFFVASALIIFPLFGAWLLLSSKLR; this comes from the exons ATGGTGGCGGTTActctatttatattatttccCGCCATTATTATCTCCTCTCTGATAGATCTCACATCACAAGATCCACACAGCAGCAGCCATCACCTCCTCACTCAATTACACGAAGCCAATCTCAAGGTTGCTCAATTAG AATCTTCCGTTGAAAAAATCACCCAAAAAGTAAAAGCTAGTGACAGTTATCTACAAAGCCAGGAGAAGCAAATTCAGGATATGGAGAAGATGATAAACCATCTCCGATTTACGCTGTCGAATTTGAag ACTGGATCACTGCTGATTGATGAAAGGATAAATGTGCTTGAGGaagag GTTCGAGCTCTATGGGCGACTTCGAGGAAGAACAATTTTGACATTTATGTTTTACGGTCTAGAGCAGAAGAGGCGGAGGACAGGTTGCAGATTAAAATTTCACAGGTTGACAAG ATGGCCGATGTAGTGTCAGAGCAATGGATCCAAATCCAACAATTTGAGCAGGCTCTTCAACTGAGACAA ATGAACGTATTAAAGGCTCAAAAGCGAGTTGGACACCCAAGATGCTCATTCTTGAAG CTGCAAGGATTAATCAAACGAGAAATGGAAAGACACGCTGCATGCCTTGTTAACGAGGAGCTAGTCTTTTTTGTG GCTTCTGCTTTAATCATCTTCCCGCTATTTGGTGCTTGGCTGTTGCTTTCATCAAAGTTACGCTAG
- the LOC126679756 gene encoding uncharacterized protein LOC126679756, giving the protein MENTTWEQRLQALTHILTSPTTTPSLHSQFLISTQIPCYINWDYPPILCTNGTSTFPSVHFRWVFSHFLKRASRLGLPETSWRCKCPYQVPPPLILAKGVEEAEWGDEQRREYVRNRLRRKKLGCNINPAIPILVPNMFLFSLLLWNPFPDLES; this is encoded by the coding sequence ATGGAGAACACCACATGGGAGCAGAGACTACAGGCACTAACCCACATCCTAACCAGCCCCACCACAACACCATCCCTCCACTCTCAATTCCTAATCTCCACACAAATCCCATGCTACATCAACTGGGATTACCCACCAATCCTCTGCACCAACGGCACATCCACCTTCCCTTCAGTCCATTTCCGGTGGGTATTCTCCCATTTTCTCAAAAGGGCATCCAGACTAGGGTTGCCGGAGACTTCTTGGAGGTGTAAGTGTCCGTACCAAGTGCCTCCGCCGCTGATTCTTGCGAAGGGAGTAGAGGAAGCAGAGTGGGGGGATGAGCAAAGAAGAGAGTATGTTAGAAATAGGCTTAGAAGGAAAAAACTTGGCTGTAATATTAATCCTGCTATTCCTATTTTAGTTCCTAATATGTTTCTGTTTTCACTTTTGCTCTGGAATCCATTTCCTGATCTTGAATCTTGA